Genomic window (Theileria annulata chromosome 4, complete sequence, *** SEQUENCING IN PROGRESS ***):
TTCGGCATCCTTCATGGATATTGTTGGTGACCTTATTCCAGGCGGGAAACTATATTGTCTTCTAATAATGCTTGAAAAGCTTCCACTGTCGGATGAAGTTTCTGAAAACGTCTCAACCTTACGTCTGCGTCTGTCCCGCTTCAAAATGTGACTGAGACTCAAGGATTCTGGCCTCAAGTTTGGAGTGCTCTGAATGGCAACAACCTTGTGCGCGCGTTTAATGTCCTCTACAACTCCTGAGGTCTGGACGTAGTCAATATACTCCTCAGCAACGTCACCCACATTTACCACTGAGACTGCAAGCTCGTAAAGCCAAATCACAAGGGTGTGAAGTGAATTCGGTTCAAAGTCTGACCTGAAGTTCACAAGTGAGCAGAAACTCTTATAAATTGTGGCAACAATGTTAGGCATGTTCGGGTTCTCAGGCTTCAAGCCCTTAACAGTGTCAATCAAATATAGCCAGCAAAAtgaatcatttttaaaccTTTCAAGCAGTTTTCCAACCGCTTGCTCATACTCAGAAGGTACGTTAAAGGACAAAAGTTTAAGTTCATACTTGCTCCAATAACTTAAAAGCCTATAAACAGCCCGTGATCTGAACGCAGGATCAAGGTCGGACCAGCACTTGTATAGAATGTACCTACAGTTCTTAACATCTTTTAGGTCAATTCTCCTCACACAGTCTGCGGCGGTAATGTGAAGACTTATCCTGTGGTTCACGTCTTGAACTGCAGTCTTTGACTTATCCAAAAGTTCAAGGATGTCTTGCACATTCTCAGACTTAGACGAAACTAAAAGAAAATAGTTAATCCAAATGTTAAGGGATCTAGGCATGTGTCTGCAGGCACGCTCGCTGATGTACAGCGACTTTTGGTAACTGGTTTGAAGGGCATAATTTGCGTAGTTTATCCATAAATCGTCACGCTCGAACCCCAAATCGTCCAAGGCGCGGTGATAAGTTATCATAATCCTAGGCATGTCACCACATTTAAGCTCGAAATCAATGTACTCGTTCCATAAAGAGTTCATATTATCTCGACTCATCATCTCGTGAAAGTCTGACTGGATCTTCAGCTCAAAGCACTTGCGTTGCTCCCAGGCATCAAAGCCCCTTTTGTGAGCAGCCTCGCCCTCTGTAGTTGGCTTTATATACTCAGAGGGCAACTCATTCTCCCATACCAAATACTCATCAAGCAAGTCTGGTAAACCGGCCAAAGGGAGCTCCAATTGCCTGTAAAAAAGGGTTCTTATCCTCTCAATCTGACTTCCATGCTCATCTCTAGGCAATTTTGACATTAATTTCTGCTCGAAATGGCGGTACTCGGACCACAGCTGAGGACCGTCAAGGGCGTGAAGGCCCAAAACCTCCAAGCTTGACTCAAAAAGAGCACGCAAATGGTTGAAATCAGACAATGTGTTACTATTTTCCGAGATGAACCTTAAATATGAGAGCCAAATGTAAACTGATGGTTCATTTTTTACAGCATATTCATACAACTTAATAATCTCAGATTTAGGGGTAGAGACCTTCTTTTCCTCGAGATACGAGAGCCAAAAGGTGTCATCTGCTATACAATACTTCGTAAACTGTCTTCTGAAATAGTCAACTGAGTCAAAATCGTTTTGTGTAaaggaaaattttatagCCTGGGTGTACAGATCCTGATTCCAAGGATCCTGGTCTATTTTGGCCCTTATAGTATCAAGACTTTCCCCTTGAGAAAAGctgttattattttcctcTCTATCGTGAGGGTTATGCATcatttacatttaattttatgcCATCGAACTTCCGGAGATTGCACTACTAAACGACGTACATAATATGACACGACAAAAACAATTTCTTAAATTATCTCCAACAAGCTTAAtccaaattttttttaattttaaatttcctAGTCataactaatttttaaattaaacagCCTTGTCAGATTCGTTCTGCTTAATTTTACACAGTTCACAATTTTTCATATTCATAAataagtatattattaatatttaaatttaaaatgtttaaattttaaataaaatgaaaaaataatctatgaaatttttatattttcctTTCTCCGTTGTTTGAGATTCCATCcaaatgaaataaatatatataacctttaatattcattataatttcaagaataattcttaattttattcttctattacttaaattaatatttttatatttttcaacatTTAGTACAGAACAATTTCTCATACCAGTTTGAAACAGTTATTCCTTCCATTGGtcttaataaatttttatccaaaatattagatttaaatgaaatagGTTCAAGTTTAAATAACTTAAACTGAGCTAATTTGTGAgattaactaaaatttacCCAAAATAAccatatttaatttgaattcccgaaataaattttaaattaactaatatCACTTGAGAAACTGAATAATGTAGAGATTTAATGTAGATgtgtataaattttgtataaaaaaAGATTAGAAATTAGATCATGgattgtttaaaatatcagCCAAATTGGTAGATAGATCAGTAAATACGTTTCTATATGATCTCCAAATAGTTTCTCTAATCCAATACCATACTGGATTAGCTAATATGATATTGGGGATAAACCGTGGAGGTATTAGTCCCATGTTAATCCTGGCGTTGTTGTACCCTATTGATAATCTTGAGTAAAAATATCGCATTAACAACGATAGGATAAAATGAATTTCTAGTAGTTTTGAAGATTCACCCATTAAAAACAACTCGTAACCTAAACCAACTAAACTAACGGCCTCAGTAAAGCTGTTTAAAATAACCAATATTAAACCCATAATGTTAACTGAGTAAATTGAATTCCTTATGAAAGTAAACATTCGAACTCTTGTATGAATTGCCAACATTGACCataaaaatactaaaaaCTGAGGAACGATTAGTGTCCAATATGAGTTGAAATTGCTAGTCCAGTTTACAAAATCCCtgttgaaataataaataacaaaCATTATAATGGAACCGGAAACTTTGAATGGATGTAAAATAAGGTTAACCCTACCAGATATATCATGTTCGAGAAGACCATAAGGGATAAACCTTGGAAACAAAAACTCAAAGAAAAATGAAGATAGTCCAAATATAATGCTGtaataaagaaataatGGTGAAAGAACGAAGAATCCAGATTCTTTTTCAATCTGAATTTTAACATCTGGAAATTCTAGTAATTTTAGAACTTTTAACTTTTTTATACTTTCCTCGTTTTTACTCGTAACAAGTAAGTCcaatttctttaaaataatatcaacTTCATTTGAAGATTTTTCAACCAGATCCTTTAAAACATCTTCAACTTCCACATTTTCAGTCTCTAAAGCCGAAATAATTTCCTTAATTAAGGAACTAAGTTTATTCTTATGTTCATCCAATGTTATTTTGTCTGCAGTCTCATCAATTTTTAGCTCTTCCAAAACATTTTTTGATGGTTCATAATCATTGATTAACTGTTCAATAGTTGTTATTTTGTCAGAAATAACAGTAGAACACTCTGTTAGActttcatttaatttttcagCAGTTtgttcaaaattttcaacTAAATCCAAAACTTTAGCATGATTTAAACTCAAATAAAAGTTATGAAAATCTTTAATTTGGTAGTATCTGTATTCGGATTCTAACAAAAGATTACGAGACTCAGGGTCCTTATTCCACTGCTCAAATAAAGCGTAGGAATTGATTGGGAGATTAAATTTGAACTTTTGAATCTTCTCAAATAGAGTTATTAATTCCTCCTTTATTTCTTGAATGCCTTTGACTAAATcgtttaattttacaatagATGTCATTACTGATTTAAATTCTGAATCGTATACTAAATCTAAGGACTTTAGTATTTCTGAAGTACCTTTTGTTTCTATTAGTTGTATTCTCGATAAATAATCATCGAACATTGCTTTAAACTCTAGTTCTATTTCTACAAGGAGTTTCCTCTTGTCCCCGAATGACTGTTCAAggaaataaaattcataaaCATCCTCTTCCATAACAGTTTCTAATATGGATGATAAAATACGTAGAAGTTTggataattttgattttgCTTTTTTAATTGAAAACTTGTAATCATTAATTGAATTCATATTGTCTTTGAAACTAGTGATTTGTTCTGATAGACTTTTCAATTCATCATGAATCTTGTGAAGTTTTTTAATCTTTCCcagaatatttaattccTCTAGTATTGCTGAAATATCCGAAATAACTGCTGAAgtattatataaactaCTAGAATGATCATTTCCAGAATTAATAACGCTTTCAATTTCTTCTgaatatgaatttttaaatcgTATAGCTCTTAGTGCTCTAAATTctgaattaattttaacatataAAATCTCTCTGGCCGATAAAAATTCGAGTATTTTAGATTTGCCAGAAGAGATCAATTTTTCAATCGTCGATATTAAATCATCTAGcaaaactaatttttttatactGTTTAACAGATAATCTGATCTTTTCTTATCCAAACtagatttattatttgattctTTCACATGAGAATATTTTGTTTCCCAAAGTTCTCTGACAAATATTTTGAATTCATTTAAGAATGAAGctattttttgtttaatagTAGAAATTccttttaaattttcaatttcatcattaattttagtagAAAACTCATTTGTTGATTGGGAAAAAATACCTAGTCTCCGGATATggttattaatattgtcAACATTTTGTTGAGTGTCATTAAAATATGgtttatgaaatttatttagAAAATAGTACCACAGAAAGAATCCAACAATGCTTAATATTAAAGATAACCATGattgtaatttaataatcaAAAGAGGATtgttttctaaaaataaactgAGAAATAGTTGTGTGAAAAACACAAATGAACTAGCAAGATCtaagaatattataatgATTAAAATGTGTCCGAAAACATTGGAAATAAAAGTTGTATAGAAAAATCCAAACAAAAACGCTTCAAAAAgcaataaaaaatatacgTTTATAGCTAAATTTTGTGTGAAATAGAGTAATAgtagaaatattaatctaCAAACtacaattaaaaataatgaaattaatgaaagAAAGGAATTATCTACtggtattttaaaaataataaatttagataaaCAACCtaaaatgattaaaaaAGTACGAAATGTATACAATTTGCTTATAAAAATCTGTGCATTAACTTGTGAAATTCGAAATAGAGCTGAGAAATATCTTGAATAAACATTCAACTGATTAGTAGttaaaaaaataactaCTGTAAGAAAACCAACAATAGATTGGATTTTGAAACGATGATttttattttgattttctTGTTCTAGATTATAAAGGGATTGTTCTCCAGTCATCTTTATATAATATCTTAGACAAAATAATTGGTGTGtatcataaattttattataaaattcgtgttattacaaatatatttaattatagaaatataaaatatcatacatttaatgtaaaatgaaatatataattataaattatattactaaatactaagaaattaaaaatcaaTCATAATCAATTATAGATCCTGAATGGGgaaacaataatttaaaggtAAAAAATAGGCTAATAAATAGatttttatcataataTGTCCTGACatatcatatttttatatcaaTTATAGTTTTAGTATgtgtaatttatattatttattggttaataatatagatctaaaattataatgtgtgtataatttgaaattaatatggATAAATATATTGACCTGTTTTTAGTATTATCAAAATGTTTCTAATGAATAAACTgaaacaaatatatttagattaaatcgtaataattaattaaattagttatatttaatgtgtataataatgagattataaattattttaaagatATTCTCTAATGTCCGTTCTTgcaaaaaataaaatatccCTAAATGTGGATTTGAAAGTGCCCCTTATTAAGAACCA
Coding sequences:
- a CDS encoding uncharacterized protein (Tap579b07.q1c.cand.11 - score = 68.58;~SMART 6 HAT (SM00386) domains at aa82-113, E()=1.46e+00; 119-155, E()=3.91e-01; 167-200, E()=5.59e+02; 225-259, E()=5.41e+02; 261-294, E()=1.88e+01; 295-327, E()=4.63e+02; pfam:rrm (PF00076) at aa 817-895, E()=1.60e-02; RRM (SM00360) at aa 1017-1088, E()=8.20e-11); its protein translation is MHNPHDREENNNSFSQGESLDTIRAKIDQDPWNQDLYTQAIKFSFTQNDFDSVDYFRRQFTKYCIADDTFWLSYLEEKKVSTPKSEIIKLYEYAVKNEPSVYIWLSYLRFISENSNTLSDFNHLRALFESSLEVLGLHALDGPQLWSEYRHFEQKLMSKLPRDEHGSQIERIRTLFYRQLELPLAGLPDLLDEYLVWENELPSEYIKPTTEGEAAHKRGFDAWEQRKCFELKIQSDFHEMMSRDNMNSLWNEYIDFELKCGDMPRIMITYHRALDDLGFERDDLWINYANYALQTSYQKSLYISERACRHMPRSLNIWINYFLLVSSKSENVQDILELLDKSKTAVQDVNHRISLHITAADCVRRIDLKDVKNCRYILYKCWSDLDPAFRSRAVYRLLSYWSKYELKLLSFNVPSEYEQAVGKLLERFKNDSFCWLYLIDTVKGLKPENPNMPNIVATIYKSFCSLVNFRSDFEPNSLHTLVIWLYELAVSVVNVGDVAEEYIDYVQTSGVVEDIKRAHKVVAIQSTPNLRPESLSLSHILKRDRRRRKVETFSETSSDSGSFSSIIRRQYSFPPGIRSPTISMKDAEYLPKSPKLGFREFELKSPKLYAKDFEHRSNNLTLKDVEILTRATWYGSESADPSIAPAVPPTAPMPPPSSPVLSRITSRLSNSGSCSPELTPELRSSKEPIHPPPLFLTSESTFNKPDSGPTHPGVDVPSKFPDPISNLEYKVNFSTADSESLGDRVSSDADSQTDRQNSPITTYSKDPPSIQTSNTMFCSTSDLPPPSDFNLSGGHYLLSKKNCIINWLKGDSENSTAFISGFSPDQLPQLTKFFSSQPGFVELRPTKNNRTCYVEFSTNSEALSAIDSCKNKFTSLSAQLSKPTKPLFEDKVVFVRMLNTKYNLTKLKLVLTDFFNINGFKVKEVRTSHPTHGENVDDLDKLGFYVEFGFENASKRVIYKFINEYGWPINVNHDQLEFLILPSTPMINKSGSNFPEPRDDSANSTNTEGSESGCEREFYLCNLNYTTDETRLKEYLEEKFGPIKSLKICRDSSGKSKGYAFIEFVNDYALSELLKSSLILDDRKLFLSKTKSSQHSVLSDNFKQPKDKFCKNKYKKRYKEYKHKLFETYSKLKKKIKLN
- a CDS encoding uncharacterized protein (Tap579b07.q1c.cand.10 - score = 37.31;~SMART 10 transmembrane domains at aa 23-45, 66-88, 93-115, 120-142, 152-174, 187-204, 742-764, 785-807, 817-839 and 852-874;~10 probable transmembrane helices predicted for TA10530 by TMHMM2.0 at aa 23-45, 66-88, 93-115, 120-142, 152-174, 187-204, 742-764, 785-807, 817-839 and 852-874), which encodes MTGEQSLYNLEQENQNKNHRFKIQSIVGFLTVVIFLTTNQLNVYSRYFSALFRISQVNAQIFISKLYTFRTFLIILGCLSKFIIFKIPVDNSFLSLISLFLIVVCRLIFLLLLYFTQNLAINVYFLLLFEAFLFGFFYTTFISNVFGHILIIIIFLDLASSFVFFTQLFLSLFLENNPLLIIKLQSWLSLILSIVGFFLWYYFLNKFHKPYFNDTQQNVDNINNHIRRLGIFSQSTNEFSTKINDEIENLKGISTIKQKIASFLNEFKIFVRELWETKYSHVKESNNKSSLDKKRSDYLLNSIKKLVLLDDLISTIEKLISSGKSKILEFLSAREILYVKINSEFRALRAIRFKNSYSEEIESVINSGNDHSSSLYNTSAVISDISAILEELNILGKIKKLHKIHDELKSLSEQITSFKDNMNSINDYKFSIKKAKSKLSKLLRILSSILETVMEEDVYEFYFLEQSFGDKRKLLVEIELEFKAMFDDYLSRIQLIETKGTSEILKSLDLVYDSEFKSVMTSIVKLNDLVKGIQEIKEELITLFEKIQKFKFNLPINSYALFEQWNKDPESRNLLLESEYRYYQIKDFHNFYLSLNHAKVLDLVENFEQTAEKLNESLTECSTVISDKITTIEQLINDYEPSKNVLEELKIDETADKITLDEHKNKLSSLIKEIISALETENVEVEDVLKDLVEKSSNEVDIILKKLDLLVTSKNEESIKKLKVLKLLEFPDVKIQIEKESGFFVLSPLFLYYSIIFGLSSFFFEFLFPRFIPYGLLEHDISGRVNLILHPFKVSGSIIMFVIYYFNRDFVNWTSNFNSYWTLIVPQFLVFLWSMLAIHTRVRMFTFIRNSIYSVNIMGLILVILNSFTEAVSLVGLGYELFLMGESSKLLEIHFILSLLMRYFYSRLSIGYNNARINMGLIPPRFIPNIILANPVWYWIRETIWRSYRNVFTDLSTNLADILNNP